The DNA sequence CCGTGTCCAGGGCGGTCGCTGCCTGCGGAGCCCGTGCGCCCAGGCTGAGCACCGTGGGCTCGGCGTCGGGGCCCAGGGTCGGCGCCTCCGGATCCGCGCCGCCGATCCCCACGCCGAACTCCAGGCGACCCAGCACCAGGCGATCGCCGGGCGCGAGCGGCATCGGCGTGCCCAGGAGAGCGCCGTTGAGCTGGGTGCCGAAGCGGCTGCCGAGGTCCTCGATCGTCCAGCGCTCGCCGTCCCAGGCCAGGCGCGCATGGCGGCGGCTCACGCTGCGCTCGGCGAGCGGCAGGGCGCAGTCCGCGTCGCGCCCGAGCACGAATTCCCGCACCTCGCCGGAAACGCAGGGCCCCAGCTGGGCGCTGTGCTCCCGGTCGCCGAGGCGGTAGCGGAGGATGAGCGCTGTCATGGCAGGTGGATCCTAGGCCCTGCCCGGCGCTCTGTCCAGGGGCCCCGCTTGGGCCGCTGCCGCCGGGTATCGTATACTGGTAGTCGCCCCAGCGGCCGCGCCGCCACCCGAGGAGTCCCCATGCCCCGCTTCCGGCTCGCGACGACCGCGTTGCTGGCCTTCGTCCTCGCCGGTCCGGATCGCCCCTCTCCGGCGAGCG is a window from the bacterium genome containing:
- a CDS encoding FHA domain-containing protein — translated: MTALILRYRLGDREHSAQLGPCVSGEVREFVLGRDADCALPLAERSVSRRHARLAWDGERWTIEDLGSRFGTQLNGALLGTPMPLAPGDRLVLGRLEFGVGIGGADPEAPTLGPDAEPTVLSLGARAPQAATALDT